The Algoriphagus sp. TR-M9 genome has a window encoding:
- a CDS encoding rhamnogalacturonan acetylesterase → MKIHLSILLLIIAFSAFSPKENIKKIYLIGDSTMADYSLYEGEDYMKDRYPLMGWGQVFQPFMNKENLKSLQGLVNADSVIVDDRARGGRSTRTFFEEGRWSAVYKELEAGDLVIMQFGHNDAAVEKTERYVTVEGYKEYIRLFVTQTREKGATPIVLTPVARNYPWEDGHLQNVHGEYDSAAKEVAEELGALMIDLNQRSMDFFSEKGQEFVTDNYFMNFGPGLYEAYPEGQKDNTHFQPAGAKAVAELVLEGLKELAGSIK, encoded by the coding sequence ATGAAAATACACCTGTCTATACTACTTCTGATTATTGCGTTCTCCGCTTTTTCACCAAAAGAAAATATCAAAAAAATCTACCTTATCGGAGACTCTACGATGGCGGATTACTCGCTTTATGAAGGAGAAGACTATATGAAAGATCGCTACCCGCTGATGGGTTGGGGACAGGTTTTTCAGCCTTTTATGAATAAAGAGAATCTCAAATCTTTGCAAGGTTTGGTAAATGCTGACTCAGTGATTGTGGACGATAGAGCCCGTGGAGGAAGAAGTACACGTACATTTTTCGAAGAAGGTCGATGGTCGGCCGTTTATAAAGAGTTGGAAGCAGGTGATTTGGTGATCATGCAATTTGGCCACAATGATGCGGCTGTTGAAAAGACTGAGCGCTACGTGACTGTGGAAGGATACAAGGAGTACATTCGGCTTTTTGTCACTCAAACCCGAGAGAAAGGGGCGACTCCAATAGTACTGACTCCGGTAGCAAGAAATTACCCTTGGGAAGATGGGCATTTGCAAAATGTGCACGGGGAATATGATTCAGCAGCCAAAGAAGTTGCGGAGGAATTGGGTGCTTTGATGATAGATTTGAACCAGCGTTCGATGGATTTTTTCTCTGAAAAAGGGCAGGAATTTGTAACTGATAATTACTTTATGAACTTTGGACCGGGTCTGTATGAAGCCTATCCAGAAGGTCAAAAAGACAATACGCATTTCCAGCCTGCGGGAGCAAAAGCTGTGGCTGAGTTGGTGTTGGAAGGGTTGAAGGAGCTGGCTGGAAGTATCAAGTAG
- a CDS encoding rhamnogalacturonan acetylesterase: MRAFLILFSTFSLFYAALFGSDKGEREITFFMVGDSTMADKPYTGSNPEKGWGQVFPLYFKEGIRFENHAMNGRSTKSFRAEGRWDVVMARIKPGDYVIVEFGHNDQKINSEDRYAFADSTYRDNLVRYVNEIRKKGGKAVLATPISRRSFDENGVLTDTHGRYSEVVREVAAEMEVPLFDLHKKTIEVLEQFGVEKSKELFLHYRPGDYSQFPEGREDNTHLSPTGAFKVSDLAVEELRRELPDLVKFLKD, from the coding sequence ATGAGGGCCTTTTTGATTCTATTTTCAACATTTTCTCTGTTCTATGCGGCACTATTTGGAAGTGATAAGGGAGAAAGGGAGATCACCTTTTTTATGGTCGGGGACTCGACCATGGCCGACAAACCTTATACTGGAAGCAATCCTGAGAAAGGCTGGGGACAGGTTTTTCCATTATACTTCAAAGAAGGAATCCGCTTTGAAAACCATGCAATGAATGGCAGAAGCACCAAAAGTTTTCGAGCCGAAGGGCGCTGGGATGTAGTGATGGCGCGGATCAAACCTGGAGATTATGTCATAGTTGAGTTTGGTCACAATGATCAGAAAATCAATTCAGAAGATCGCTATGCTTTTGCAGATTCAACTTATAGAGACAACCTGGTCAGGTACGTGAATGAGATCAGGAAAAAAGGAGGAAAGGCTGTCTTGGCTACTCCGATTTCCAGAAGGAGCTTTGATGAAAATGGAGTGCTGACCGATACGCATGGAAGATATTCTGAGGTGGTAAGAGAAGTTGCAGCCGAAATGGAAGTTCCTCTTTTTGATTTGCATAAGAAGACCATTGAGGTTCTGGAGCAGTTTGGAGTGGAAAAATCCAAGGAATTATTCCTTCATTATCGTCCGGGTGATTATTCCCAATTTCCAGAAGGGAGAGAAGACAACACCCATCTTTCCCCAACTGGCGCTTTCAAAGTAAGTGATCTTGCAGTGGAAGAATTGAGAAGGGAACTGCCTGATTTGGTGAAGTTTCTGAAGGATTAA
- a CDS encoding glycoside hydrolase family 28 protein, with protein sequence MKTKLIRLAFLFMLFASAFPIYAQQTLETIYDGVEFDMPKVKEASFPDFEKSITAFGAIGDGLTKNSEAFKSAIEAVNQAGGGKVLVPRGVWYTGPITLLSNVNLHLEDGALIIFSKDKDDYPLVETSFEGLNTVRCLSPINAYQVENIAITGKGTIDGSGEVWRAVKKGKMTESQWKNLVKSGGIVEGTNWFPSQSFLDGYKASSSFNVPDVTDRNELQKMKDFLRPVMVSIRESKVVLFDGPTFQNSPAWNIHPLMSEDVIIRNLNVRNPWFSQNGDGLDLESCKNALIYNNTFDVGDDAICIKSGKDKDGRDRAIPTENVIIKNNIVYHGHGGVTVGSEMSSGVRNIHVSACTFIGTDIGLRFKSTRGRGGVVENIWISDIDMVGIPTEAIGFNMFYTGNSPVIEEDQSADDEARQENLVPVTEETPVFRNISMKNITVTDSEIAAFFMGLPEMKLENVRLENAVLQAKKGITAIDASGLELINVRVLGTDEVPLTIYNSQGVKVSGFTFEDNGKAAVRVLGTSDKVEFDQADFKSADQISKGNGLSPTAVKLK encoded by the coding sequence ATGAAAACCAAATTAATAAGACTAGCATTTCTATTTATGCTTTTTGCAAGTGCATTTCCAATTTATGCGCAGCAAACGCTAGAAACCATCTATGATGGGGTGGAATTTGATATGCCAAAAGTGAAGGAAGCGAGCTTTCCTGATTTTGAAAAAAGTATTACAGCTTTTGGAGCTATTGGAGATGGTCTGACGAAAAATTCCGAAGCTTTTAAATCAGCCATCGAGGCGGTCAATCAAGCTGGTGGAGGAAAGGTGTTGGTGCCGAGGGGAGTTTGGTACACTGGTCCGATCACGCTTTTGAGCAATGTGAATCTTCATTTGGAAGACGGAGCATTGATTATTTTCAGCAAGGATAAGGATGATTACCCTTTGGTAGAGACAAGTTTCGAAGGGCTAAATACTGTTCGTTGCCTATCACCAATCAATGCCTATCAAGTAGAAAATATCGCCATCACCGGGAAAGGAACCATCGATGGAAGTGGTGAGGTCTGGAGAGCAGTGAAGAAGGGTAAAATGACCGAATCGCAGTGGAAAAACCTGGTGAAAAGTGGCGGAATAGTAGAAGGGACAAACTGGTTTCCTTCCCAATCTTTTTTGGATGGATATAAAGCAAGTTCTAGTTTCAATGTGCCGGATGTTACGGACCGCAATGAATTGCAAAAAATGAAGGATTTCCTTCGCCCTGTGATGGTAAGCATCAGGGAAAGTAAGGTGGTTTTATTCGACGGGCCGACTTTTCAAAACTCTCCTGCCTGGAATATCCATCCCCTGATGAGTGAAGATGTGATCATACGAAATCTGAATGTGAGAAATCCATGGTTTTCTCAGAATGGTGATGGTTTGGATTTGGAGTCTTGCAAAAATGCATTGATCTATAACAATACTTTCGATGTGGGAGATGATGCGATCTGCATCAAATCCGGAAAGGATAAGGATGGTAGAGATAGAGCCATTCCTACGGAAAATGTGATCATCAAGAACAATATCGTGTATCATGGTCACGGTGGAGTAACTGTGGGAAGTGAAATGTCCAGCGGGGTGAGAAATATCCATGTTTCTGCCTGTACATTTATCGGAACTGACATTGGTCTTCGCTTCAAGAGTACAAGAGGCCGGGGTGGAGTAGTGGAGAATATCTGGATTTCGGACATTGATATGGTAGGCATTCCTACTGAGGCGATTGGTTTTAATATGTTTTATACGGGGAATAGTCCTGTGATCGAGGAAGACCAAAGTGCAGATGATGAGGCAAGGCAGGAAAACCTAGTGCCTGTGACTGAAGAAACGCCTGTTTTCAGAAATATCAGCATGAAAAACATCACAGTGACTGATTCAGAAATTGCAGCGTTTTTTATGGGGTTACCAGAGATGAAGCTGGAAAATGTGCGATTGGAGAATGCGGTTTTACAAGCGAAAAAAGGAATTACTGCTATCGATGCTTCTGGCTTGGAATTGATCAATGTAAGAGTGTTGGGAACGGATGAAGTGCCATTGACGATCTACAATAGTCAGGGAGTGAAGGTGAGTGGATTTACGTTTGAGGATAATGGAAAAGCTGCTGTCCGAGTACTAGGAACCTCCGATAAAGTAGAATTTGATCAAGCGGATTTCAAGAGTGCTGATCAAATTTCAAAAGGAAACGGACTTTCACCAACTGCAGTAAAACTGAAATAA
- a CDS encoding glycoside hydrolase family 43 protein: MFAAASSVFAQQNVVSNVWVADQGDGTYINPILHADYSDPDVVRVGEDFYMTASSFNAVPGLPILHSKDLVNWSLVNYALERQVPLDHFAKPQHGNGVWAPAIRYHEGEFYIYWGDPDFGIYMVKAKDPLGQWEEPVLVEAGKGLIDPCPLWDEDGKAYLSHAFAGSRAGIKSVLVVKPMNWEGTKTTGAGKLVFDGHDAHPTVEGTKFYKRNGYYYIFAPAGGVSKGWQLILRSKSPYGPYEEYISLAQGDTPINGPHQGAWIATESGEDWFVHFQDVEAYGRITHLQPMSWKNDWPTMGEDPDGDGTGQPVLKYKKPSVTANQAISTPADSDEFDGGDIGLQWQWQANPGATWAFANPAKSKLRLFTAQLPEDAKNLWEVPNLLLQKFPAEEFTTTTSLEFYLNPKLQNEQVGLIVMGMSYAYLSLESTDDGISLNYVTCIDAENGNPEVKKELAKLDTNSIQLRVKVEKGGVCTFSYSNDGKNFKEIEEIFTAVPGKWIGAKVGLFAIRNTKTNDSGFADVDWFRFNK; encoded by the coding sequence ATGTTCGCTGCTGCAAGTTCAGTTTTTGCGCAGCAAAATGTGGTTTCCAACGTCTGGGTTGCCGATCAAGGAGACGGGACTTACATCAATCCCATTTTACATGCGGATTATTCTGATCCTGATGTAGTAAGAGTAGGCGAGGATTTTTACATGACGGCTTCCAGTTTTAATGCCGTTCCAGGCCTGCCGATTTTGCATTCTAAGGATTTGGTGAATTGGTCTTTGGTGAATTATGCGCTTGAAAGGCAGGTTCCGCTTGATCACTTCGCAAAGCCCCAACACGGAAATGGTGTTTGGGCTCCGGCAATCCGATACCACGAAGGTGAATTTTATATCTATTGGGGAGATCCGGACTTTGGGATTTATATGGTGAAAGCCAAGGATCCGCTGGGTCAATGGGAAGAACCTGTTTTAGTAGAAGCAGGAAAAGGATTAATCGATCCTTGTCCGCTTTGGGATGAAGATGGCAAGGCCTATTTATCTCATGCCTTTGCTGGAAGTCGAGCAGGAATTAAAAGTGTGTTGGTGGTGAAACCTATGAACTGGGAAGGAACCAAAACGACCGGAGCCGGCAAACTAGTATTCGATGGTCACGATGCGCATCCTACAGTGGAAGGAACAAAGTTCTATAAGCGAAACGGCTACTATTATATTTTCGCTCCAGCAGGTGGGGTGTCCAAAGGTTGGCAGTTGATTTTGAGATCAAAAAGTCCTTATGGGCCTTATGAAGAGTATATTTCTCTGGCTCAAGGCGATACGCCTATTAATGGTCCGCATCAAGGTGCTTGGATAGCTACTGAGTCTGGAGAGGACTGGTTTGTGCATTTTCAGGATGTGGAGGCTTATGGAAGGATTACGCATTTGCAGCCGATGAGTTGGAAAAATGACTGGCCAACCATGGGCGAAGATCCGGATGGAGATGGCACTGGGCAGCCGGTTTTGAAATACAAAAAACCAAGCGTCACAGCTAACCAAGCGATCTCAACTCCTGCGGATTCAGATGAATTTGATGGGGGTGATATCGGTTTACAATGGCAATGGCAGGCAAACCCAGGGGCAACTTGGGCTTTTGCCAATCCAGCTAAAAGTAAGCTAAGACTCTTCACAGCACAGCTTCCAGAAGACGCCAAAAACTTGTGGGAAGTCCCTAATTTATTACTTCAGAAATTTCCTGCGGAGGAATTTACAACGACCACTTCTCTAGAGTTTTACCTAAATCCCAAACTGCAAAATGAGCAAGTCGGGCTGATCGTGATGGGAATGAGTTATGCGTACCTTTCGTTAGAAAGTACAGACGATGGTATTTCTCTAAACTATGTCACCTGCATCGATGCGGAAAATGGCAATCCGGAAGTAAAGAAGGAACTAGCGAAGCTGGACACTAACTCGATTCAACTTCGTGTAAAAGTGGAAAAAGGTGGTGTTTGCACTTTTTCTTACTCCAATGACGGAAAGAATTTCAAAGAAATAGAAGAGATCTTTACTGCAGTTCCTGGCAAGTGGATAGGAGCCAAAGTTGGGCTTTTTGCCATCAGAAATACCAAAACCAATGACAGCGGGTTTGCCGATGTGGATTGGTTTAGATTTAATAAATAA
- a CDS encoding pectinesterase family protein — protein MKKSILYILAFFLSGFLFAQEFDFVVASDGSGDFQTIQAAFDAVPDFRKNQTKILLKPGTYKEKLVLAASKTNISLIGEDAETTLVTYDDFAQKKNKFGEEMGTTGSSSFFVFGDGFYAKNITFENSSGPVGQAVAVRVDGDKVMFEKCRFLGYQDTLYPHGDRSRQYYKDCYIEGTVDFIFGWSTAVFENCEIFSKKGGSYVTAASTEKETEFGFVFIDCKLTGEGENASAYLGRPWRDYAQTVFINTELGAHIKPEGWHNWSKPNAEKTAFYAEYGSKGPGANAAQRVTWSHQLTEEEAAKYTVESVLSGEDGWNPKNRSNQ, from the coding sequence ATGAAAAAATCGATTCTATATATTTTGGCCTTTTTTCTAAGCGGATTTCTTTTCGCTCAGGAATTTGATTTTGTGGTGGCTTCTGATGGTTCAGGTGACTTTCAGACCATTCAGGCGGCTTTTGATGCAGTCCCGGATTTTCGGAAAAATCAAACCAAAATCCTTCTCAAGCCTGGTACTTATAAAGAGAAGTTGGTGCTGGCAGCATCCAAAACCAATATTTCTCTGATCGGGGAGGATGCTGAAACAACTTTGGTGACGTACGATGACTTTGCTCAAAAGAAGAACAAATTTGGTGAGGAAATGGGAACGACTGGATCCAGCAGCTTCTTCGTTTTCGGAGATGGTTTTTATGCCAAAAACATCACATTTGAGAATTCCTCAGGACCTGTGGGACAGGCAGTAGCGGTGCGTGTGGATGGAGATAAAGTCATGTTTGAAAAATGCCGATTTCTAGGATATCAGGATACACTTTATCCGCATGGAGATCGTAGCAGACAGTATTATAAGGATTGCTACATCGAAGGAACAGTTGATTTTATCTTCGGTTGGTCCACTGCAGTTTTCGAGAATTGTGAGATTTTCTCCAAAAAAGGAGGAAGCTATGTGACTGCTGCTTCCACGGAAAAAGAAACCGAATTTGGCTTTGTTTTTATCGATTGCAAACTGACTGGAGAAGGTGAAAATGCCTCGGCTTACTTAGGAAGACCTTGGCGTGATTATGCTCAGACGGTTTTCATCAATACAGAATTGGGAGCTCACATCAAACCGGAAGGCTGGCATAATTGGAGTAAACCAAATGCTGAAAAAACTGCCTTCTATGCAGAGTATGGATCGAAAGGCCCAGGAGCTAATGCTGCTCAGCGGGTGACCTGGTCACACCAATTGACTGAAGAGGAAGCTGCAAAATACACGGTGGAGTCAGTCCTGTCAGGTGAAGATGGCTGGAATCCAAAGAATAGAAGTAATCAATAA
- a CDS encoding glycoside hydrolase family 88/105 protein, translating into MLKLFKYTSLALFSGALLLSCSAEKSTESTEVEISPKKDYSIWMADSEIARNPEGWTLDFNKKPKWEYTHGLIMSSMQAVWKQKGEQRFYDYTKKFADFMVDSAGNILTYKKSDFNIDRVNGGKFLINLYEKSGEEKYKLAIEELRDQMRNHPRNSEGGFWHKKVYPHQMWLDGIYMGSPFLAQYAATFDEPALFDDVANQILIMDKYGYSEETGLYHHAYDESKEQKWADPETGLSTNYWGRSIGWFAMALVDVLDFLPEDHPKRSDIIAIAQKLAKGIQRYQTPEGVWYQVVDQGTREGNYLESSASGMFTYFLLKGSEKGYLDQEDLAAGKKAYEGMLAEFVREDADGGISLTNVCGVAGLGGNPYRDGSFEYYVGEEIRVNDPKGVGPFILASLQYEKLGD; encoded by the coding sequence ATGCTTAAATTATTCAAATACACTTCGTTAGCACTCTTTTCTGGTGCTCTTTTGCTTAGCTGCTCTGCCGAAAAATCTACTGAAAGCACAGAAGTAGAAATCTCTCCCAAAAAAGACTATTCCATCTGGATGGCAGACTCCGAAATCGCTCGAAACCCAGAAGGCTGGACTCTAGATTTCAACAAAAAACCAAAATGGGAATATACCCATGGCCTGATCATGTCTTCCATGCAGGCGGTTTGGAAGCAAAAAGGTGAGCAAAGATTTTACGATTACACCAAGAAGTTTGCGGACTTTATGGTGGACAGTGCGGGAAATATCCTGACTTATAAAAAGAGCGATTTTAACATCGATAGAGTAAATGGAGGTAAATTCCTGATCAACCTTTACGAAAAATCCGGTGAGGAAAAATACAAATTGGCCATAGAGGAGCTACGAGATCAGATGAGAAATCATCCGAGAAACTCCGAAGGTGGTTTTTGGCATAAAAAAGTTTATCCTCACCAGATGTGGCTGGACGGAATCTACATGGGCTCCCCATTTTTAGCTCAATACGCGGCCACTTTCGACGAGCCAGCACTTTTTGATGATGTGGCAAATCAGATCCTGATCATGGATAAATATGGGTACAGCGAAGAAACTGGTTTGTACCACCATGCCTATGACGAAAGCAAGGAGCAGAAATGGGCTGATCCAGAAACTGGACTTTCCACGAATTATTGGGGCAGAAGCATAGGCTGGTTTGCCATGGCGCTGGTCGATGTGCTGGATTTTCTTCCTGAAGATCACCCAAAAAGAAGTGACATTATCGCGATTGCCCAAAAGCTAGCCAAAGGAATTCAGCGCTATCAAACTCCAGAGGGTGTTTGGTATCAAGTGGTGGATCAGGGAACCCGCGAAGGGAATTACTTGGAATCCTCGGCTTCGGGAATGTTTACTTATTTTCTCTTGAAAGGTTCTGAAAAAGGCTATTTGGATCAGGAAGATCTGGCTGCTGGCAAAAAAGCCTACGAAGGAATGCTTGCGGAGTTTGTCCGAGAAGATGCCGATGGCGGGATCAGCTTGACGAATGTCTGCGGAGTGGCTGGCTTAGGGGGAAATCCTTATCGAGATGGCTCTTTTGAATATTACGTAGGTGAGGAAATCCGGGTAAACGATCCAAAAGGCGTTGGGCCTTTCATTCTAGCCTCTTTGCAATACGAGAAACTCGGTGACTAA